In the Fibrobacter sp. UWR3 genome, one interval contains:
- a CDS encoding ORF6N domain-containing protein — MARKTEKTDDIAPNPLMESGIGKMIQVIRGKQVLLDRDLATLYGVETKRINEQVKRNIERFPEDFCIQLSLEESQLLRSQKGMRTNSWTQLEDASCTLLKNKSPRRWKHSMI, encoded by the coding sequence ATGGCTAGAAAGACCGAAAAAACGGATGATATCGCACCTAACCCGCTGATGGAGTCGGGCATCGGAAAGATGATTCAAGTCATTCGAGGCAAGCAGGTGTTGCTTGACCGCGATTTGGCGACGCTTTACGGGGTGGAAACGAAGCGTATAAATGAGCAGGTAAAGCGCAATATTGAGCGTTTTCCCGAAGATTTTTGCATACAACTCTCTTTAGAGGAATCGCAACTTCTAAGGTCGCAAAAGGGGATGCGGACGAATAGTTGGACACAACTAGAGGACGCATCATGTACTTTACTGAAGAACAAATCGCCAAGGCGCTGGAAACATTCCATGATTTAA
- a CDS encoding IS3 family transposase, whose amino-acid sequence MYFTEEQIAKALETFHDLKSATKVVRELGYPSTKQLYKWIRREGQPRQERKKHHKVINTTEHPAHAPLKIKLEAIHRCYEMGEPMISVAKDIGYTYASIYYWYQNYKKYGLMGLQNKPRPTKRKQAKEKDLSSEDAKALNEKIRSLQLEVDILKETLNIIKKDPGVDLSALRNREKTQLVNALRNRYELRDILLALGMSRSVYYYNVKHLDDRSNKDRRLLKELVPIFDESNKTYGYRRIHSELSKTGRTVSEKVVRRAMKLGNLVVYRPKKLKYSSYKGEITPAVPNILNRNFHADAPNQKWLTDITEFPLHDGKVYLSPIIDCFDGAPVCWTIGESPDATLVDEMLDKAVATLHEGEAPIIHTDRGSHYRWPGWIERMKKYGLTRSMSRKGYTPDNAACEGFFGILKNEFFYSRNWRKVDKEEFKAELEKYLEWFCTKRIKVGLNGMSPADYRKLYLDKQSV is encoded by the coding sequence ATGTACTTTACTGAAGAACAAATCGCCAAGGCGCTGGAAACATTCCATGATTTAAAGTCGGCGACAAAGGTCGTAAGAGAACTCGGCTATCCATCGACAAAACAGCTATATAAGTGGATAAGGAGGGAAGGCCAACCACGTCAGGAAAGAAAAAAGCATCACAAGGTTATAAACACTACAGAACATCCGGCTCACGCCCCTCTCAAGATTAAACTTGAGGCCATCCACAGATGCTACGAAATGGGCGAACCGATGATTTCTGTAGCCAAGGATATTGGATATACGTATGCAAGTATCTATTATTGGTACCAGAACTATAAAAAGTACGGACTTATGGGACTACAGAACAAACCTAGACCAACGAAGCGGAAACAGGCGAAAGAAAAGGATCTTTCTTCCGAAGACGCGAAGGCGCTGAACGAGAAGATTCGAAGCCTACAGCTGGAAGTCGACATACTGAAGGAGACGCTGAACATAATAAAAAAAGACCCAGGCGTTGACCTGTCTGCCCTTCGGAACAGGGAAAAAACACAGCTCGTCAACGCCTTACGCAACCGCTACGAATTAAGGGATATCCTGCTCGCGCTGGGGATGTCCCGAAGCGTCTATTACTACAACGTAAAACACCTGGACGACCGGAGCAACAAGGATCGTCGGCTGCTCAAGGAACTCGTTCCCATATTTGACGAATCCAATAAAACCTACGGCTACAGGCGAATCCACAGTGAGCTTTCAAAGACCGGAAGGACGGTTTCCGAGAAGGTTGTCAGACGAGCAATGAAGCTCGGCAACCTCGTTGTCTACAGGCCCAAGAAGCTGAAGTATAGTTCGTACAAGGGCGAGATCACGCCCGCTGTCCCCAATATCCTCAACCGTAATTTTCACGCCGACGCACCCAATCAAAAATGGCTGACGGACATAACGGAGTTCCCGCTGCATGACGGCAAGGTGTACCTATCGCCGATTATCGACTGCTTCGACGGGGCACCAGTGTGCTGGACAATCGGGGAGTCCCCTGATGCGACCCTTGTCGACGAGATGCTGGACAAGGCCGTCGCGACACTCCACGAGGGCGAAGCCCCGATTATCCATACAGACCGAGGGAGCCATTACAGATGGCCTGGATGGATCGAGAGGATGAAGAAGTACGGCTTGACCCGCTCCATGTCAAGGAAGGGCTACACTCCCGACAATGCCGCCTGCGAGGGCTTTTTCGGTATACTCAAGAACGAGTTCTTCTACAGCAGAAATTGGAGAAAAGTCGACAAGGAAGAGTTCAAGGCCGAGCTTGAAAAATATCTGGAATGGTTTTGCACGAAACGGATAAAGGTCGGGCTCAACGGAATGAGCCCAGCGGATTACCGGAAACTATATTTGGACAAACAATCTGTCTAA
- the nudC gene encoding NAD(+) diphosphatase: protein MIHEIAPHKLHNEFRVQSPKPSDFLVVFFGDKSLLKKNGDSFEIPRVEDFNQGNIPCHYLFSIDDAAYFLADLSISKELVESASDDYVLCPARTYRYMGDPLLRMGGATAAHIAHWESLNRFCGRCGSEMTRSEKERAVVCPKCRNTVYPRISPVVIVAVRNGDKLLMAHNIDNPNPRLFLISGFVEVGESLEQAVHREVLEEAGLRVKNIRYFGSQPWPFSDSLIAGFTAELDGDDTIHMQKEELSEAMWVKREDIPEYETDVSISCCLIENFRRGFTLE from the coding sequence ATGATTCACGAAATCGCGCCACATAAATTGCATAACGAGTTCCGGGTTCAAAGCCCGAAACCGTCGGATTTTCTTGTCGTTTTTTTCGGGGATAAGAGCCTTCTCAAAAAGAACGGCGATTCCTTTGAAATTCCTAGGGTAGAAGATTTCAATCAAGGGAATATCCCGTGCCATTACCTTTTCAGCATTGACGATGCTGCGTATTTCCTGGCGGATTTAAGCATTTCGAAAGAACTGGTGGAATCCGCGTCGGACGATTATGTCCTTTGCCCCGCGCGCACGTACCGCTACATGGGTGACCCGCTTTTACGCATGGGTGGCGCGACCGCCGCGCACATCGCTCACTGGGAATCGCTCAACAGGTTCTGCGGCCGTTGCGGAAGTGAAATGACCCGTAGCGAAAAGGAACGCGCGGTAGTTTGTCCTAAATGCAGGAACACCGTGTACCCGCGCATCTCGCCGGTCGTGATTGTGGCTGTCCGCAATGGCGACAAACTCCTGATGGCGCACAACATCGACAACCCGAACCCGCGACTCTTTCTCATCTCGGGTTTCGTGGAAGTGGGCGAGAGTCTTGAACAGGCGGTTCACCGTGAAGTTTTGGAAGAGGCTGGCCTCCGCGTGAAAAATATCCGCTATTTCGGGAGTCAGCCGTGGCCCTTCAGCGACTCGCTCATCGCGGGCTTCACCGCTGAACTCGACGGCGACGACACCATCCACATGCAAAAAGAAGAACTCTCCGAAGCCATGTGGGTGAAGCGCGAGGACATTCCCGAGTACGAGACCGACGTGAGCATCAGCTGCTGCCTCATTGAGAACTTTAGGCGGGGTTTTACGCTGGAGTAA
- the speA gene encoding biosynthetic arginine decarboxylase: MKKWRIDDSRDLYNVKGWGVNFFDINEKGHATVHPLKEGGPDIDLYELVQELSLRDVSTPMLLRFPDILDSRIEKINECFNKSRQEYGFNGSYYSIFPIKVNQQRAVLEEIVSHGKKYNIGLEAGSKPELHAVLANMDNPDSLIICNGYKDEDFIELALLAQKMGKKIFIVVEKMNELHLVVELSRRIGVRPNIGIRIKLASSGSGKWEESGGYHSKFGLNSSELLEALDYIKQEKMEDCMKLIHFHLGSQITNIRHIKSGLREVSQFYVQIRKMGMSLEFVDVGGGLGVDYDGTRSSNASSVNYSIQEYANDVVYAMYEACENGDVPHPNIIAESGRALAAHHSILVFNVLETAGQAFFDENAHEIDDDAPDALKDLYGIYKGLTPKNLLESWHDAIQLNDDVLNGFKVGDYDLPTRAMCERLFWSIVRKVDQLAKDLRHPPYELSELPRLLAQKYFCNFSLFQSLPDSWGVDQVFPLMPIQRLNEEPTVETTIQDVTCDSDGKIDMFVRGGDVSRTLPLHELKNGEPYYIAVYLVGAYQEILGDLHNLFGDTNAVHIVCNDKGGYEIDKVIDGESVEDVLDYVNFSDKALVRTMENWVSRSVKEGKISLQEGKEFLNIYRGGLYGYTYLE, translated from the coding sequence ATGAAAAAATGGCGCATTGACGATTCCCGTGACTTGTATAACGTCAAGGGTTGGGGCGTGAACTTCTTCGACATCAACGAGAAGGGCCACGCGACTGTTCACCCGCTCAAGGAAGGCGGCCCGGACATTGACCTGTACGAACTCGTGCAGGAACTTTCGCTCCGCGACGTCTCCACTCCGATGCTGCTTCGCTTCCCGGACATCCTGGACAGCCGCATCGAGAAGATAAACGAGTGCTTCAACAAGTCCCGTCAGGAATATGGTTTCAACGGGAGCTACTACAGCATCTTCCCGATCAAGGTGAACCAGCAACGCGCCGTGCTCGAAGAAATCGTCAGCCACGGCAAAAAATACAACATCGGTCTCGAGGCCGGTTCCAAGCCGGAACTGCATGCGGTGCTCGCGAACATGGACAACCCGGATTCGCTGATTATCTGCAACGGCTACAAGGACGAGGACTTCATTGAACTTGCCCTCCTCGCGCAGAAGATGGGCAAGAAGATTTTCATCGTCGTCGAGAAGATGAACGAGCTCCACTTGGTGGTGGAACTTTCCCGCCGTATCGGCGTGCGCCCGAACATCGGCATCCGCATCAAGCTTGCTAGCTCCGGCAGCGGCAAGTGGGAAGAATCTGGCGGATACCACAGCAAGTTCGGTCTCAACAGTTCCGAACTGCTAGAAGCGCTGGACTACATCAAGCAGGAGAAGATGGAAGACTGCATGAAGCTCATCCACTTCCACCTGGGTAGCCAGATTACGAACATCCGCCACATCAAATCGGGCCTGCGCGAAGTCTCGCAGTTCTATGTGCAGATTCGCAAGATGGGCATGAGCCTTGAATTCGTGGACGTGGGCGGCGGTCTCGGTGTGGATTATGACGGCACCCGCAGTTCCAACGCGAGCTCGGTGAACTACTCCATCCAGGAATACGCGAACGACGTGGTGTACGCCATGTACGAAGCCTGCGAAAACGGCGACGTGCCGCACCCGAACATCATTGCGGAATCGGGCCGCGCTCTTGCGGCGCACCATTCCATTTTGGTGTTCAACGTGCTGGAAACCGCAGGCCAGGCGTTCTTCGACGAGAACGCTCACGAGATTGACGACGACGCTCCCGATGCGTTGAAGGATTTGTACGGCATTTACAAGGGACTTACCCCGAAGAACCTGCTCGAAAGCTGGCACGATGCCATCCAGCTGAACGATGACGTTCTGAACGGTTTCAAGGTGGGCGATTACGACCTGCCGACGCGCGCCATGTGCGAACGCCTGTTCTGGAGCATCGTACGCAAGGTGGACCAGCTGGCGAAGGATTTGCGCCATCCGCCTTACGAACTCAGCGAACTCCCGCGCTTGCTCGCACAGAAGTATTTCTGCAACTTCAGTTTGTTCCAGAGCCTGCCCGACAGCTGGGGCGTGGACCAGGTTTTCCCGCTCATGCCTATCCAGCGCCTGAACGAGGAACCCACAGTCGAGACGACCATCCAGGACGTCACTTGCGACTCCGACGGAAAAATCGATATGTTCGTCCGCGGTGGCGACGTGAGCCGCACGCTCCCGCTGCATGAACTCAAGAACGGCGAACCGTACTACATCGCGGTCTACCTCGTGGGCGCCTACCAGGAAATCCTCGGTGACCTGCACAACCTCTTTGGCGATACGAACGCTGTCCATATCGTGTGCAACGACAAGGGCGGCTACGAAATCGACAAGGTGATTGACGGCGAATCCGTGGAAGACGTGCTCGACTACGTGAACTTCAGCGACAAGGCTCTCGTGCGCACCATGGAAAACTGGGTGTCGCGCTCCGTGAAGGAAGGGAAGATTAGCCTGCAAGAAGGCAAGGAATTCCTGAACATCTACCGCGGCGGCCTTTACGGGTACACGTATCTGGAATAG
- a CDS encoding saccharopine dehydrogenase family protein, with protein sequence MARALIIGCGAVATVAIKKCCTASEVFSEICIASRHRENCEKLAQELRPNTKTVITTAAVDADKAENVSKLIKEYKPDLVMNIALPYQDLAIMDACLECGVNYMDTANYEPENIDDPEWRKVYDKRVKEQGFSAYFDYSWQWAYKEKFEKAGLTALLGSGFDPGVSQAYCAYALKHQFDTIEEIDILDCNGGDHGYKFATNFNPEINLREVSAPGSYWDTDANGKGHWVEIPAMSIKREYVFDEVGKKDMYLLHHEEIESLAQNIPGVKRIRFFMTFGQSYLDHMRCLEDVGMLSTQPIKFQGQEIVPIQFLKALLPDPASLGPRTVGKTNIGCIFKGKKDGKDKTYYLYNVCDHQECYKELGSQAIAYTTGVPAMCGAMMVLTGKWNKPGVHTVEEFDPDPFMEALTKYGLPWKENFNPVLVD encoded by the coding sequence ATGGCAAGAGCATTGATTATCGGTTGTGGCGCTGTCGCCACGGTTGCTATCAAGAAGTGCTGCACGGCAAGCGAAGTGTTCAGCGAAATCTGCATCGCTAGCCGCCACCGCGAAAACTGCGAGAAGCTGGCACAGGAACTGCGCCCGAACACGAAGACGGTCATCACGACTGCCGCCGTGGATGCGGACAAGGCCGAAAATGTCTCTAAGCTCATCAAGGAATATAAGCCCGACCTGGTGATGAACATTGCGCTCCCGTACCAGGACCTCGCCATCATGGACGCCTGCCTCGAATGCGGCGTGAACTACATGGACACGGCGAACTACGAGCCCGAAAACATCGACGATCCGGAATGGCGCAAGGTCTACGACAAGCGCGTGAAGGAACAGGGCTTTAGCGCCTACTTCGACTACAGCTGGCAGTGGGCTTACAAGGAAAAGTTTGAAAAGGCCGGCCTCACGGCGTTGCTCGGCTCGGGCTTTGACCCGGGTGTTTCCCAGGCCTACTGCGCCTACGCCCTCAAGCACCAGTTCGATACCATCGAGGAAATCGACATCCTCGACTGCAACGGCGGCGATCACGGCTACAAGTTCGCGACGAACTTCAACCCCGAAATCAACCTGCGCGAAGTTTCCGCTCCGGGCAGCTACTGGGACACCGACGCTAACGGCAAGGGCCACTGGGTCGAAATCCCGGCCATGAGCATCAAGCGCGAATACGTGTTTGACGAAGTGGGCAAGAAGGACATGTACCTGCTGCACCACGAAGAAATCGAATCGCTGGCCCAGAACATCCCGGGCGTCAAGCGCATCCGCTTCTTCATGACGTTCGGCCAGAGCTACCTCGACCACATGCGCTGCCTCGAAGACGTGGGCATGCTCAGCACGCAGCCCATCAAGTTCCAGGGCCAGGAAATCGTGCCTATCCAGTTCCTCAAGGCGCTCCTTCCGGACCCGGCAAGCCTCGGCCCCCGCACCGTGGGCAAGACGAACATCGGTTGTATTTTCAAGGGCAAGAAGGACGGCAAGGACAAGACCTACTACCTGTACAACGTTTGCGACCACCAGGAATGCTACAAGGAACTCGGCAGCCAGGCTATCGCCTACACGACCGGCGTGCCGGCCATGTGCGGCGCCATGATGGTGCTTACCGGCAAGTGGAACAAGCCGGGCGTGCATACCGTGGAAGAATTCGACCCGGATCCGTTCATGGAAGCCCTCACCAAGTACGGCCTCCCGTGGAAGGAAAACTTCAACCCTGTTCTCGTTGACTAG
- the rbr gene encoding rubrerythrin codes for MANKYAGTQTEKNLQAAFAGESQARNKYTYFASCAKKEGYEQIAELFLKTADNEKEHAKLWFKELEGIGDTAANLKAAADGENYEWTDMYEDFAKTAEAEGFKALANKFRMVAAIEKRHEERYRALLKNVETAAVFEKSEVKVWECRNCGHIVVGTKAPAACPVCAHPQSFFEVTAENY; via the coding sequence ATGGCAAACAAGTACGCCGGAACCCAGACCGAAAAGAACCTCCAGGCCGCCTTCGCTGGCGAATCCCAGGCCCGCAACAAGTACACCTACTTCGCTAGCTGCGCCAAGAAGGAAGGCTACGAACAGATCGCCGAACTGTTCCTGAAAACCGCCGACAACGAGAAGGAACACGCCAAGCTGTGGTTCAAGGAACTCGAAGGCATCGGCGATACCGCTGCCAACCTGAAGGCCGCCGCCGATGGCGAAAACTACGAATGGACCGACATGTACGAAGACTTCGCGAAGACCGCCGAGGCCGAAGGCTTCAAGGCTCTCGCCAACAAGTTCCGCATGGTCGCCGCCATTGAAAAGCGCCACGAAGAACGCTACCGCGCCCTCCTCAAGAACGTGGAAACCGCCGCCGTGTTCGAGAAGAGCGAAGTCAAGGTGTGGGAATGCCGCAACTGTGGCCACATCGTCGTGGGCACCAAGGCTCCGGCCGCATGCCCGGTGTGCGCCCACCCGCAGTCCTTCTTCGAAGTGACCGCTGAAAATTATTAG
- a CDS encoding aspartate aminotransferase family protein translates to MAQSCANLLEQDKQIIAPLYGKADINFVKGEGSYLYDDQGTQYLDFVAGIAVNALGHQNQAIKDAVVEQMNHFNHISNLYPNYPQINLGKALLEITKFDKAFFCNSGTEANEGAIKFARKYFDRKGEKNRQKIITFVNSFHGRTYAALSATGQPAIREGFGSMPGDFVHVTWNDCAALKAEVDGNTCAIMLESLAAEGGVMTLSAEMVATINSLQKECGCLVIVDEVQAGVGRLGTFLGFEKYGLNPDLVTLAKGIGGGLPLGAVLLRQKIADQLKAGDHGTTFGGNPIACAAGLAVVKQIPGLLKNVAERSAQLKAGLAALVEKYSFAKEIRGEGLILGVALDESMPVGNIIAAARGEKLMVLSAKGNVLRLLPPLNVSAAECDEALAKLGAAFAAV, encoded by the coding sequence ATGGCACAATCTTGCGCTAACCTGCTCGAACAGGACAAACAAATTATCGCGCCGCTCTACGGCAAGGCAGACATCAACTTCGTGAAGGGCGAAGGCTCTTACCTCTATGACGACCAGGGCACTCAGTACCTGGACTTCGTTGCGGGTATTGCCGTGAATGCGCTCGGTCACCAGAACCAGGCGATTAAGGATGCTGTGGTGGAACAGATGAACCACTTCAACCACATCAGCAACCTTTACCCGAACTACCCGCAGATTAATCTCGGCAAGGCACTCCTTGAAATCACCAAGTTCGACAAGGCGTTCTTCTGCAACTCGGGTACCGAGGCGAACGAAGGTGCAATCAAGTTTGCACGTAAGTACTTCGACCGGAAGGGCGAAAAGAACCGGCAGAAGATTATCACGTTCGTGAACAGTTTCCACGGAAGGACGTATGCCGCACTTTCTGCGACGGGCCAGCCGGCCATCCGCGAAGGCTTCGGTTCCATGCCGGGTGATTTTGTGCACGTAACATGGAATGACTGTGCTGCATTGAAGGCTGAGGTGGATGGCAATACATGTGCCATCATGCTGGAATCGCTGGCTGCCGAAGGTGGCGTGATGACGCTTTCTGCCGAGATGGTTGCAACGATCAATAGCCTGCAAAAGGAATGCGGCTGCCTCGTCATCGTTGACGAAGTGCAGGCGGGTGTGGGACGTCTTGGAACCTTCCTCGGTTTCGAGAAGTACGGCCTGAATCCGGACCTGGTAACGCTTGCCAAGGGAATCGGTGGCGGTCTCCCGCTGGGTGCGGTGCTCCTGCGCCAGAAGATTGCCGACCAGCTCAAGGCCGGTGACCACGGTACCACATTCGGCGGTAACCCGATTGCCTGCGCCGCAGGTCTCGCTGTCGTGAAGCAGATTCCGGGGCTACTCAAGAATGTCGCCGAACGTTCCGCCCAGCTGAAGGCCGGTTTGGCGGCCCTCGTGGAGAAGTACAGCTTTGCCAAGGAAATCCGCGGTGAAGGCCTGATTCTCGGTGTGGCTCTTGACGAATCCATGCCGGTGGGTAACATCATCGCCGCCGCCCGGGGCGAAAAGCTCATGGTGCTTAGCGCCAAGGGCAACGTGCTGCGTCTCTTGCCGCCGCTGAACGTGAGCGCCGCGGAATGCGACGAGGCCCTCGCGAAGCTCGGCGCCGCATTCGCGGCTGTATAA
- the argB gene encoding acetylglutamate kinase — translation MKKVVVKIGGSLAIDEAKLADFVSAVSTLPGSGCQVAVVHGGGKDINENIALLKEQPTFIDGLRVTTPGIMKMVEMTLSGHVNKKLVRMLLNNGCGAVGISGVDANLFQVVKKQGKVDLGLVGEIKKVNPGIVTALWGAGFVPVVSPISIGPDANGNGVSWNVNADTAASELAVALEADQFVLVSDVPGVMDENKNVIPELSEADAEKLIEAGVISGGMIPKVRESFKSIRRGLKSIHIVGWKDAEHFGKQINGDLNYGTILR, via the coding sequence ATGAAAAAAGTGGTTGTAAAAATTGGTGGCAGCCTGGCAATCGACGAAGCCAAGCTGGCTGATTTTGTGTCGGCAGTTTCTACCCTCCCCGGTAGTGGCTGTCAGGTGGCCGTGGTTCACGGCGGTGGCAAGGACATCAACGAGAATATCGCCTTGCTCAAGGAACAACCGACATTCATCGACGGCCTCCGAGTCACGACCCCCGGCATCATGAAGATGGTCGAGATGACCCTCTCTGGCCACGTGAACAAGAAGCTCGTGCGCATGCTCCTGAACAACGGCTGTGGTGCCGTCGGTATTTCGGGCGTAGACGCGAATTTGTTCCAGGTGGTCAAGAAGCAGGGCAAGGTAGACCTTGGCCTGGTAGGCGAAATCAAGAAGGTGAACCCGGGCATTGTGACCGCGCTCTGGGGTGCGGGGTTTGTTCCCGTGGTGAGCCCGATTTCTATTGGTCCTGACGCTAACGGTAACGGCGTGAGCTGGAACGTGAACGCAGACACGGCTGCAAGCGAACTGGCTGTGGCGCTGGAGGCCGACCAGTTCGTGTTGGTGAGCGATGTGCCGGGCGTGATGGACGAAAACAAGAATGTGATTCCCGAACTGAGCGAGGCGGACGCCGAAAAGCTGATCGAAGCTGGCGTCATCTCCGGCGGTATGATTCCCAAAGTCCGCGAGAGTTTCAAGTCGATCCGACGAGGACTCAAGAGCATCCACATCGTGGGTTGGAAGGACGCGGAACACTTTGGCAAACAAATTAATGGAGATTTAAACTATGGCACAATCTTGCGCTAA
- a CDS encoding ferredoxin: MAITKVWLDESNDECVSCGACEATCDAVFEVPEKMKVKEGVDYSAYESEIKDAADGCPAGVIKYE, encoded by the coding sequence ATGGCAATCACGAAAGTTTGGCTCGACGAATCCAACGACGAGTGCGTTTCCTGCGGCGCTTGCGAAGCTACTTGCGACGCAGTGTTCGAAGTTCCCGAGAAGATGAAGGTCAAGGAAGGTGTTGACTATTCTGCTTACGAAAGCGAAATCAAGGACGCTGCTGACGGCTGCCCGGCAGGCGTGATCAAGTACGAGTAA
- a CDS encoding LamG domain-containing protein codes for MNRLIVCLKKPCQVWALALAASLAFFACSNGDDVAGGVTDIGNSIAREPDTTKIAGTVVDMQGNKMPAARLTLYWDNGYAIEDSLEAVADSNAQFEFKVASNDMHGYLQNGRTTVIQYADSAKGVVNAFAGVYLYARSGSLSGISLPPSGKATEVRVGSRKALRGSMSGVTSGKVHIGGTHLSADVQEDGSFSFDSIPPGMQEELIYSESDSVLGYIPFTIQDEGDTVVLPQLENYDGFLWNPDLSLLADAYGFNSYHTDYVRWSDTGWTTVNIEMNGDEYVFNHDGRLADSVNYVDGVSGKGVLLGAGQYIDLDTLNPTGGDFTLSLWTKWNGPNGEHQVLFCQRAYWSDSTSRFQWHYEVNSGSFAVMKSMPSYPEAVFFGDSSSIPVGEWAFIALVSKDHMVNMYVNGRPVGETQEFVPNELNRSVPFRIGGNEVRTETWNGVIDRVSIETRARTPEWIRAKYEALKPE; via the coding sequence ATGAATCGCTTGATAGTTTGTCTTAAAAAGCCTTGCCAAGTATGGGCGCTTGCCCTTGCCGCTTCCCTTGCGTTTTTTGCCTGTTCGAACGGCGACGACGTTGCGGGTGGCGTGACCGATATCGGGAACTCTATTGCGCGTGAACCGGATACGACAAAGATTGCGGGGACCGTTGTCGACATGCAGGGCAACAAGATGCCTGCCGCACGGCTCACGCTGTACTGGGATAACGGTTATGCGATTGAGGATTCTCTGGAAGCTGTTGCCGATTCAAATGCGCAGTTCGAATTCAAGGTGGCAAGTAATGACATGCACGGTTACCTGCAAAACGGGCGGACGACTGTCATCCAGTATGCGGATTCTGCAAAGGGCGTGGTAAATGCGTTTGCGGGTGTTTATCTGTATGCACGGTCGGGGTCCCTTTCGGGTATCTCGCTCCCGCCGAGTGGAAAGGCGACTGAGGTTCGTGTCGGTTCGCGCAAGGCCCTGCGCGGGAGCATGTCCGGTGTGACTTCGGGCAAGGTCCACATTGGCGGGACGCATCTTAGCGCCGATGTGCAGGAAGATGGCTCGTTCAGTTTTGATTCTATCCCGCCGGGAATGCAGGAAGAGTTAATTTATTCGGAAAGTGATTCCGTACTGGGTTACATTCCGTTTACCATACAAGATGAAGGCGATACCGTTGTTCTCCCGCAGCTTGAAAACTATGACGGATTCCTCTGGAACCCTGACCTGTCCCTGCTTGCAGATGCGTACGGGTTTAACTCTTACCATACCGATTATGTTCGCTGGTCCGATACCGGCTGGACAACCGTGAATATCGAGATGAATGGCGACGAGTACGTGTTCAACCACGACGGCAGACTGGCTGACAGTGTGAATTACGTGGATGGCGTGAGCGGCAAGGGCGTGCTGCTCGGTGCTGGCCAGTATATCGACCTCGATACGCTAAACCCGACCGGTGGCGACTTCACGCTTTCGCTGTGGACCAAGTGGAACGGCCCCAACGGCGAGCATCAGGTGCTGTTCTGCCAGCGCGCCTACTGGAGCGATTCTACCTCAAGGTTCCAGTGGCACTACGAGGTGAATAGCGGGTCGTTTGCCGTGATGAAGAGCATGCCCAGCTATCCTGAGGCGGTATTCTTCGGTGATTCTAGCAGTATCCCCGTGGGCGAGTGGGCGTTCATCGCGCTAGTGTCAAAGGACCACATGGTGAACATGTACGTGAACGGCAGGCCCGTGGGCGAAACGCAGGAATTTGTCCCTAACGAATTGAACCGCAGTGTCCCGTTCCGCATAGGCGGCAACGAAGTTAGGACCGAAACTTGGAACGGCGTCATCGACCGCGTGAGCATCGAAACCCGCGCTCGCACCCCCGAGTGGATAAGGGCGAAGTACGAGGCGTTGAAACCGGAATAA
- a CDS encoding TIGR02147 family protein, translating to MSIALEHLFDYDDFRKFMQDYFEEQKKMRSVFSHRFFAAKAGFSSSSYCLNVIRGRFNLTPKSIEKISKAMDFEPLQKEYFEALVQYNQAQQVDERDQAWKQILQIRKQIEFTHITTREQAYFSKWYYPVIRELAADTQWHGDYRVLARSLTPQITTEEARDAVKNLLEWGLLRKLDDGRYVQTSQMLDAAEIPPIALRQIRREYIQHAIGAVESMPKDERFAAFTTLAMSESSYNYAVEVLEEARKKIIARASNDTNVERVYEMMLVAFPMSKKVGKEAEG from the coding sequence ATGAGTATCGCGCTGGAACATCTTTTTGACTACGATGACTTCCGCAAGTTCATGCAGGACTATTTCGAAGAGCAGAAGAAAATGCGCTCCGTGTTTTCGCACCGTTTCTTTGCGGCGAAGGCGGGGTTCAGCAGTTCCTCGTACTGCCTGAACGTGATTCGCGGGCGGTTCAACCTCACGCCGAAATCTATCGAGAAGATTTCGAAGGCGATGGATTTCGAGCCCCTGCAAAAGGAATACTTCGAGGCGCTGGTGCAGTACAACCAGGCGCAGCAGGTGGACGAGCGCGACCAGGCCTGGAAGCAGATTCTGCAAATTCGCAAGCAGATTGAATTCACGCACATCACCACGCGCGAGCAGGCCTACTTCAGCAAGTGGTACTACCCGGTAATTCGTGAACTCGCGGCGGATACGCAGTGGCACGGCGACTACCGCGTGTTGGCCCGCTCGCTTACCCCGCAGATAACTACGGAAGAGGCGCGCGATGCGGTGAAGAACCTGCTGGAATGGGGGCTCTTGCGCAAGCTCGACGACGGCCGTTACGTGCAGACCTCGCAGATGCTCGATGCTGCAGAAATCCCGCCGATTGCCCTCCGGCAGATTCGTCGCGAGTATATCCAGCATGCGATAGGCGCGGTGGAGTCCATGCCGAAGGACGAGCGCTTTGCCGCCTTCACGACGCTTGCCATGAGCGAAAGTTCCTATAATTATGCTGTGGAAGTCCTCGAAGAAGCCCGCAAGAAGATTATTGCCCGTGCGTCCAACGACACGAACGTGGAACGCGTTTACGAGATGATGCTCGTGGCGTTCCCGATGAGCAAGAAGGTGGGGAAGGAGGCCGAAGGATGA